A window of Sediminispirochaeta bajacaliforniensis DSM 16054 contains these coding sequences:
- a CDS encoding ABC transporter permease: protein MKTDLIHKKSSPGKLNGVLYLIGVTVLIYAVFKIMRPHNFGNLNSLSSYFQQALLPTVAACGFYFIIAMGLFDFSIGANIVLSAIVGVLLSRRFGYLGLIVGPVLVGTLIGFVNGALYVRLKIPSIIATVGLMMVYECIGALIASGSVLTLGQNVRAFGKAPWNIILAVAAFLLTFLFLEHTKIGTYTYAIGSNETVAKNMGIAINTYKIIAFVLCGFFAGIMSILTISYGSAITASTNMSSMARNFTPIMGCFFGLAFKKSVNPVIAMLVGEFIITMILNGLISLGAPTTIQNVITGCTLIGIVVLTTRVPKGAVVK, encoded by the coding sequence TCTATCTTATTGGCGTTACGGTGCTCATTTATGCGGTCTTCAAAATAATGCGGCCTCACAATTTCGGTAATCTCAATAGCCTGTCCTCCTATTTTCAGCAGGCACTGCTTCCGACGGTCGCCGCTTGCGGATTCTATTTCATTATCGCTATGGGACTTTTCGATTTCAGTATAGGTGCAAATATAGTCTTGTCCGCAATTGTCGGCGTGCTACTGAGCCGCCGTTTCGGCTATCTCGGCTTGATCGTGGGACCAGTGCTTGTCGGCACTCTCATCGGTTTTGTCAACGGCGCTTTGTATGTAAGGCTGAAGATACCTTCTATTATTGCAACCGTCGGATTAATGATGGTGTATGAATGCATAGGAGCTCTGATAGCATCGGGAAGCGTGCTTACTTTAGGACAAAACGTAAGAGCATTTGGCAAAGCACCCTGGAATATCATTCTCGCAGTTGCCGCGTTTTTGCTCACCTTCCTTTTTCTGGAGCACACAAAAATAGGGACGTACACCTACGCAATTGGAAGCAATGAAACCGTAGCGAAGAATATGGGAATCGCAATCAATACATATAAGATTATAGCCTTTGTTCTCTGCGGTTTCTTTGCCGGCATCATGAGCATATTGACTATCAGTTATGGCAGCGCGATTACTGCAAGCACGAATATGTCTAGCATGGCGCGGAACTTTACCCCAATTATGGGTTGTTTTTTCGGGCTTGCCTTCAAGAAGAGCGTCAACCCTGTTATTGCAATGCTGGTGGGTGAGTTTATCATTACGATGATTTTGAATGGGCTGATTTCGCTGGGCGCTCCGACGACAATACAGAATGTGATCACAGGCTGCACACTGATCGGTATTGTCGTCCTTACGACACGGGTGCCCAAGGGCGCGGTGGTCAAGTGA